The Humulus lupulus chromosome 7, drHumLupu1.1, whole genome shotgun sequence region ATCGTCAACATATAAAGAGAGTAAAGTGCGGCCAGAAGAAGTACACCTAACAAAGAGAGCTGAATCATGTGCACTGGGGTAGAAGCCGAGAGAAGTACTCACGATGGAAAAATTTTCAAACTAGGCTTGGggagcttgtttaagcccataaagAGCCTTCTTCAATCTGCAAACTTCTCCTGAATTATGAGGAACATCTGGTGGAGGAACCATGTAAACTTCTTCTTGAAGAGTCCCGTTCAAGAAGGCGTTTTTAACGTCCATTTGAGAAATGGACCAATGTCGAGCAGACGCAACAACAATGAGAGGACGAATAGTGGTATGTTTGGAAACTGGAGCgaaagtttcctcataatccaTCCCATACTCCTGAGCAAAGCCTTTAGCAACCAAACGAGCTTTGTACCGCTTTACTGACCCATCAGACTTAGTCTTGATCTTGTAAACCTAACGGGAACCAATAGCACGCTTCCCCACAGGAAGAGGAACAATATCCCAAGTACCTGTCCTGTACAATGCAGAGAGTTCTTCAGCCATTGCCTGTTGCCAAAGAGGGTCAAGAATAGCCTCTTTATAGGAAGAGGGCTCAGAGAGTTGGTGAATAGAagtcaaaaaagaagagaaagaatcagAATAAGTGGAGTAGACAAAATCAGGTAACTGTGTGGACTTACGAATTCTTTGAGGGTAGCGAGGAGGAGGAGCAGGGTCCACAATCTCAGAAGCATCTTGGGCAGTAGTAGGGACAGAAGGGACTTCGACAGGCTAAGAACCGACATCTGCAGAGTTAAGAGTATCAACAGTACAAGAATCAAATGGATCAATACGAGTGAGATCAGATTTGTGTAGATTGGGGGTGTCCGATGGAATAGAGTAGAAAGGTATATGCTCAAGAAACACAACATGACGAGAAACATAGAGTTTTTGACTAACATGATCATAACATCGATATCCTTTtaaccaagaaatacacaaagagcAGAACGAGAAGTAAGCTTGCTACGTTCAACATGAGGACGGAGAACAAAACATGTGGAACCAAAGACTCtcaatgaagaataatcaggagcataaccataaagtttttcaaaagGAGACAGACCTGAAGTGACAGATGACAGAATTCTATTGATTGAATGAACTGCAGTCAGAATggcttccccccccccccccccccagaactcactaggaacataagcagacaataagagagaacgagaagtttcaaCAATGTGTCTGTGTTTTCTTTCGGCAACCCCATTTTTCTCTGGTGTATCGGTACAAGAGGTTTGATGTAAGGTACCATCTAAAGCAAGCAATTCAGAGAAACGATTGGAGGTATATTCATCACCCAGATCACATCGAAAACATTTGATAACAGCATTATGTTGAGTTTTAACAAAAGCACGAAACATATGATAAATCGCGAGGAAATCAGAACGATATTTCATAAGATAGACCCAACAAAAACGagtataatcatcaataaaagagacATAGTAACGTGATCCACCTTTTGTTAGAACGGGTGATGGCCCCCACACATCAGAGTGAATCAAATCAAAAGGTGCAAGAGAAACAGAAACACTCTTATAAAAAGGTATAGCAGAAAATTTTGCCAATTTGCAACCACAACAATCTGAAATATCATGGGTTTGTAACTTTCCTAATGCTCCTGTGGAAGCTAAGTACTTTAAAAGTGAACCAGATACATGTCCAAGATGAGAatgccataaataaaaactagacgaAGACGAACTTAAACGAAATGAAGACAAATCGACACTAGAAGCTGCAACATCAAGAACTCTCAGCTCATCTAAAATATAAAGCCCCCCTGCCTACGACCTGTCCCAATTAGCTTCTTGGAATGAGGATCCTGCACATAACAACAAGAATTAGAGAAAATAACTGAGAAACCAGAGTCACATAATTGACCAACAGAGACAAGATTCATAGTAAGATTGGGAATATGATATACATCAGAGAATGACATTTTTGGAATGCAAATCGAGCCAATCCCTGCTAATGGCATGGGAGTGCCATCAGCGGTCATGACAGATACAGAGGGTGCTGATTTAATGGACAAGAAGGAATTGGAATTAGGTGACATATGATGTGAAGCTCCAGAATCAAGGACCCATATAGAGGAAGATATACCTGGTGTACTACAAGAAGGCAAACCTATGTGTGAGGAGGCTGACATGATGTGTGGCTGTGAGGCAATGAACTTCTGAAACTGTTGTGTGAGTGTAGCAATAGAGGTACTAGGAGTGCTTCCAGAATCTGCAGGTGGAACAATAGCTGTCATGTTCGAAGACATAGAGTGAAGAGGTCGATGAGGTTGGTTGCCAGATTTCCAATGAGGAGACTGATTCAGTGATTACGCCCTGTTCAACAATTTGGGACATTGAGCCTTCCAGTGTCCCTTTTGCTTGCAAAAATTGCATTCGTCGTAGCCAACCTTGGCTTGAGTCTTGTGTTGATTGTTGGAGGCTGGCCGATGAGGAACTGCAAAGACAGAGGGATTCGGAGAAGGAAGAATTCCCTTTTCCGCCCCCCTTTATCAACACGAGACTTCAAGCAAATCTCTTATGCTAACAACTCATTAACCACCAAATCAACCGACGGAAGAGGACTGCGGTGCAGGATTATTCCACGAAGACCTTCAAACTCATCTCGAAGAGCCATCAAAAACTGAACTAGACGTTGTGCGTCTCTCCGAGCAATGTAAGGGGCAAATGCCCGTAACTCCACTGATTCAGTCAAAGAAAGTTGATCCCATAGATTAGACATAGCTGAATAAAATTCCTGAATGTTCATGCTATTATGTTGAAGGGCCCGAATGTCAATCTCCAACTGATACTGCTTTGCGAAATTAGACTGTGTATACAGCCTTTCCAAGTGCTCCCAAACTTCCTTCGCCGTCTCATATTTTGCCAATTGGATACCGATTGATTGTTGAACCGAGTTGTTGATCCAAGTAATGATTTTCGAATTGTTGGCATCCCAAAGATCCAACTGTTCTACAAAGCTCTCATCCTTATCGTTCTTCAGTTTCGTGGAAGTTCCAGAAACATAACCCCACATACGTTTCCCTTTCAGAaaatttttcataacataatgccAATACGAATAATTCTGCCCATTCAATTGCACATTGATGGACTGAAGCGAATCATCTTTTGCGCCAGCCATGACGAACAATcgaaatacaaataaatagaacaAAGTGTGAAATCCCCAAGATTGGTGCGAAAACCtcaaaatcaaagccaaagacaGAGTTCGATCACCGAGATTATAATCCTAGCACAACCAAATCGAGGGTACTCAAgaacattgctctgataccatgataattttgcaaaatagacaaaggagatttggtgagagaatcaaaatggaggctaggttttcattatgtcaaaggaGATTAGaataagagtacaagagcaacaaaatatataaccaaaataatgagaggctaaaagtctaaactacccttacataataataaaacttatattattaacaatTATAACTAGTCAGTGTAATTATAATTATCATAATATAAAAATCTAGTCATATAATCACAAATACGTAAAAATTGAGTTATGCAAAACTCCCACATTTtatgtttctaattttttttcttagagCATGAAATTAATAtgtgtttgataaattataatttaaaaatactatgagatacaaaattaatattatagtgtataatataatctatattaaaaatttcaaaaaatttctccATATTAATGTGGTTTGgtaatataaaattattaaagtaaaaaatatttaaaaatatataataaatataaaaatatttttaagattCAAATATTGTTAATGTTATAATCATAGCAATTTATTTTTAATAGATtaatttggattaatatatattaaataagtaaatatatttagataaaaaaatacatttattgtagagttttttttcttttcaaaaagtAGCTTTTAGAAAAAGCTAAAAGCTGGTTTGTGCTAACTTTAGTTTTTAGGTGTAGCTTCTGCATAAATTTTGCAATAAGCTAATTTTTAACTATTTAACAAACACCTTTATTACacaactttttcaaaaaatagcTTCTAGCTTTTCTAAAAGTTATACCAAACTGGCACTCAGACTAGTGTGTTTTTTATGCTACATTGCACGTTGGGCATTTGCTTCTAGGTGTTCTTCGGGAGAAGAATTGTAGCCTTGATTCGAGATGATTAAAGCAACAAACGATGGGAGAAGTTTCAACACTTGatcattgaagggagttcaagtgtgATGGTGCCAAGAAGAAACAATGACTGGAAGATGATGCTCAACCTTGCGACATTAAAGTAAATAATTGAGTTTACTTGTGTTTAACTTAATTGTATTGCGTATCTTGGATATCTTACTGGTCATGTTTATTCTTTGGGTGTAGCCCCATGGACCAGGGAaaccgaaccatgtaaaaatatTATGTGTCATTTTATTTTctatactttatatttaaaacatTTAGCACTCTGCGAACAATCTAATCAAGCATAATGTGGTTCTGATTGATCAAATTAAGACTGGTTAATCAACTTTTTATGTTtctttaattaaagaaaaaattgtGGTATGATCACTTAGTAATACTATAGAAACGAGAATTTCATAAAGTTTTGAAGTATATGACATCATTTTAAGTATTGGGACCTTTACCATTTGGCATGATTTTGGCAAATTTTAGAAGAAAATGACACTATCACAAGTTTTAAGTGAATAATCACAACTACAAAACTAGGTTTTCCCGACatccaaccacgacagtcaaccagtcaactctgttgactgtcgtaattgcttagcgcAACTCTACGCCgatagttaaaaactgtaggcatagaaacCAATGTCGACAGTGAATAACTGTctccgttgcttttgactgtcgctattgaccccaacgccgatagTTAATTTGAGACCAATGTTGGCAGTTAAAAACTGGTTTAGTTGACCCCCAACGCTAACAATTAATTCGAGACTAAtgtcgacagttaaaaattgtcacTATTGACCTCAACGTCGACAATTAATAAAATTCCAATATCGACAGTTATAAAATGTcgttgaaattcaaataaaaaggtctaaaaatataattaatgaataatttaattttaaaaacaaactaaattatgtaaatatatatttataaaaattatgtatttattaaaacttttaaaactatatttttttttctaaatttttcatattattaacttttgtgtttatgataatttttatattcaaatttaaattagttatgatataaagaataatataattaaattaacatatttataaaattagtatttGTTAAAAACGAGTTGTTTTATTGATTTGTTAAATattgtaaaattatttttaaatttctataaattttttagttataatttttttaatatgtatgtttaaaatattaatttttttaaaggcAATGCCAACACACTATTGGAGCAATGTTGACAGCTTATAGCTGTCACTATTGACTTAAAAATTCAGTTTAGTTCTATCTTTTCCCCCcttctttctccctctctctcgtGCGATTTGCTCCAGCCGTGAAGCCCCAGGCGTGCGATTTGCTCCAGTTGTGCGATGCCCCGAAGATCCTCCAGCCACCGTGCGACGCCAGTGACCCTCCAGCAATCGGGCGACGTCGCACGACCGGCTGACGATCCTTCAGTCATGGGACTCAAAGCTTGGTGCGAGTTGTACGGATATCTTTGCCCAAGGTTATGTCAATCCATTTATTTACAATTTTTGTATGTAAAgctatgttttatatgtgtttaattgtagTTTTGACATATTGCTTGATTTCTTTGTTGGATTTAAATATTTCAAAGTTTAAAACCCTAAAATCTCAAATTTTAGGGCTCGAAATTGTTCTTGTAAATTCAAGGTTAGTATATCTTTTTCATGCAAAATAACATTAATTTATATGCACATTACCTTTGATTTTGTCATATATGAATGTATTTTGGTAAATAACTATGTGTTTTAATTTGGATTTTGAGTTGCACACAAAATATTTGATAAAATGCGCTTAGTGTATTGCCTTGATACTTTGTATTTCTTTGTGGGTTTATGcctttttagaccatgtgttttggctcattacctgtttggaccctgtgttttaaaaaattattttttggaccctgtgttttctaaaatagttcaaatagacccctaaacccgattttgatcaatgttttttgaactaaaatcacaaataattcatcaaactaacaaatCAGGACAAAAATACAATCATTCTGCCTAAGagctgtgttgttatattcaattttttgtttatcaaaatcaggtttaggggcctatttgaaccatgttacaaaacacaaggtccaaaaaataatttgtcaaaacacatagtacaaacaagtaatgaggcaaaacacagtgtctaaaaatgtataaaccctttcTTTGTCTTGTTCTagtttgaaaattttgatttattgattttgtttTGATATAGAGTATTAGAGAGAGAAAAAATAGTTCATTGAAACTTTGTACtatggaaaaatatatatataaaaaaaactttgatGATATATAATATAGTTATAATGATGTTGAGAGGTATTGATCATTCTTTGTAAAAGTACTAACACATAAAGCATAAAGCTAACTATTTGTCAATTTCCATTCTTTCTTAGGTCCATATATCCTTGTAAAAGTAgaattcatttattttaattCGACCCCTATAAAACATGGTTGCTTATTTAGTCCTTCATATCTTCCTGAAGCACCAATATCATAAGCAATCCTATCTACATTCATATCTGTTAAACAATAGAATTTACTACTGCCCTTTTCCTTATTATTTCTCTGGTTTAGTCCTTTATTTCTATTGGCTGTTGTATGGACAAGGGTCCATTTTGTACCTGTTTTCCTTGCATTATAAATACCTTGTACCGTGTACCTTTTTGGTCTAAGGAATACAATACAATTTCTGATTCCTTCTGTCATGGTATCAGGCCAAACCAATGGCATCCGACGGGAGTACTAGCTCTACCCCACCCATGGAGGACGAAAATACCCCAAACCCCCCTCTAAACCCTTCTATCATCAACCCAGAAGATGTCTCTACAGCCGCCGCCCCCTCTTTTTCTCCCtactctccttcttcttcttcctccctTCCCACCTTCAATCATTCCATTTCGGTGAAGTTGGATGATTCCAACTATTTAGTCTGGCGTATGCAGATGCAGAATATCATTATTGCTAATGGCCTTGAAGGGTATATTGATGGCTCGGTGACTTGTCCATCTTAGTTTCTTGGTGCCGATTCTACCACAccaaacccagattttcaagCTTGGCATCGCTGCAATCGTCTTCTCATGAGCTGGTTGTATGCATCTCTCTCAGATTCTCTGCTTGGTCAGATTGTTAGCTTCAACACAGCAGCAGAAATTTGGGTCTCTCTGGAACGCACATACACGGCTGCCTCCTTTGCTCGCAGCTCTGATTTTTGCACCACCTTGCAGACACTTCGCAAGGACGGCCTCTCTGCTTCAGCCTATTTACAGAAGATGAAGTCTCTTTGCAACACTTTGGCCTCTGTCGGAGAGCTGATCTCACAACAGGAACATCTCTCTTACCTTCTTAATGGCCTGGGTCCTGAATATAATGCGTTTGTTACGCCCATTTTAGCTCGGCCTACTCCTCCTACGATTGAAGAGGTTCATGCCTTGCTTCTTAGTTATGAAGCTCGTTTAGAACGTCAAACCGCTGCAGCATCTCTTAGCTCCCTTCACGCCAATTTCGCCAAACTTCCATTTCCCAAACCATCGCCTAAATCCCCACCAGTTTCTCATCCATCACGTCCAACATTTCACCCACATAATAATACCCATTTTCCACCTCAATATAATTCCCATCGAGGACCCTCCCGACCACCATCCCCTTGGCTTTCTGCTCCATCACGCCCCTCCCATCGCCCACCTAAATGCCAGATTTGTCTCAAAGTTGGTCATACTGCCTTCAACTGTTATCACCATGCCAACCTAACCTTCCAACCCCAACCCTCTCCCCGACCATTTAATGCATATTTCACCCAACAAAGACCTGCCACTTATCCTTCCTCATCCCAACCCGCACCTCCCCTACTGCCTACCCCTCCTCCTCCCTCCTCACTCACGGATCCAGCTTGGTATATGGACTCGGGGGCCTCCCATCATTTCACTCCTGACATTAACCTCCTGGAATCAGCCGCTCCATATACGGGTAATGACCAAATTACTATGGGCAATGGTAAGTCTGCTCCTATCTCTCATGTGGGTTCTGCATATCTTCCGTCCTTATCTTTTCCCTCTCTTAAGCTTTGTCGTCTTTACTATTCTCCCTCACTGTCTAAAAATCTTCTTAGTGTTTCTCAGCTTTGTCAAGATAATAATGCCTATGTTGAATTTCACCCTACTCATTTTCTTGTTAAAAACCAGGTCAGTCATCAAGTAATTCTCACCGGTCTGCTTGATCAAGGCATCTATCGAGTCGCTTCTTCTACCACCTCCCCTTGCTCGGCCTCACCTAGTTTACTCTTTTCCGCAAAGTCCTCCGTCGATCTGTGGCACTCTCGGCTTGGTCACCCTAGTTCTGATGTTATTTCTCATGTTTCTGCTGTTTGTAATTTTTCCTTTCCAAGAAAAGATTGTCTATCCTTTTGTACTTCCTGTCAATTAGGCAAATCTCATAAGCTGAGCTTTCCTAACTCTGTATCTCAGGCTACCAAGCCTTTTGAATTAATACATTCAGACGTTTGGGGTCCGGCCCCGGTTTCATCTATTACTGGTGTCAAATATTTTCTTCtgtttattgatgattttagtCGGTTCACCTGGTTTTATTTACTCACTAATTGCGATGAAGTTTTCTCTACTTTTCTCACTTTTAAACAACTCATTTTTACACAGTTCAATCCACCATTTCCACTGTTCGCACAGATTGGGGCGGTGAATACCGACCCCTTTCTCATTTTTTCACTACCCATGGGATTAAACATGAACTCTCTTGTCCCCACACCCCCCCAACAAAATGGTCGAGTCGAATGCAAAAATCGCCATATAGTTGAAACCGGTCTCACTATGCTTGCTCATGCTCACTTGCCTTTGTCATATTAGCCGTATGCCTTCTCCACAGCTACTTACCTCATCAATCGCCTTCCTACTCGGATTCTCCAATACTCAAGCCCCTATGAACGTCTTTAGCAAAAAGTTCCCAACTACTCCCTGCTTAGAGTCTTCGGATGTCAATGTTTCCCCTTTCTCCGTCCATATAATCAACATAAACTCCAATTCCGCTCTCATCCTTGCATTTTTCTTGGTTACAGTAGCAAACACAAAGGCTACTTGTGCCTTCATCCATCTTCTGGTAGAATTTTTATCACTCGTCATGGTATCTTTAATGAGTCTAATTTTCTGTTCTCTTCTTTACCGAGCTCACCTCCACCTCCTCAACCACCTCATTCCCTTGTCCCATGTCTCCCCTTCTCGGTTCCACCAAGCAGCTTCGTCTCACCACTTACTCCTTCCTCTCCTTCCACGGCCCCCATGTCACCAACCCCCACCCGAAAACCATCTCTCGTCACTCATTCTCCTTCACCCGTCCCAACGCCCAACACCTTTCCTTCCCCTCATTCTACCCCGTCTTCGGGTCCTTGCCCGCTACCCTCTACCTCTCGCTCACCCCCAACGATTCCACTGGTGGTTGATATGCCTAACCCACATCCACTACCCATTGCTCATACTAATTTGCACCCTATGGTTACTAGAGCTAAATCGGGCATCCATAAGCCCCGTTTATTTGTTAGTGTGGCTGCAGGTACCCCAGTTGAGCCCTCTACTTTCGCTGAAGCAAGTAAGgatcctcgctggattgaggcaATGACTACTGAGATTACTGCTCTACAATCACATGGCACTTGGACACTTGTTCCTCCTCCACCTGGTACCCGAATTAGTGGTTGCAAATGGGTGTACCGTATTAAACTTCGTGCAGATGGTTCTGTGGAACGATACAAGGCTTGCTTGGTGGCCAAGGGATTCCATCAGACACAAGGCATCGACTACCATGAAACATTCAGTCCCGTGATAAAACCGAATTCCATTTGGCTTGTGCTCTCTTTGGCCGTGTCTTTCAGCTGGTCCATCAAGCAACTTGATATTCAAAATTCGTTCCTCCATGGTGATCTCGCTGAAACTGTATACATGAAACAGCCGCCGGGATTTGTCgattcttcttctcctcttcatGTTTGCAAGCTGTCAAAGTCCCTTTATGGGTTAAAACAATCGCCCCGCGCTTGGTTTCTCAAGTTAAGCACTGCTGTAATTGAATGGGGTTTTGTTGCTTCTCAAGCCGATGCATCCctgtttatttataaaaaaaacggAGCCATCCTCATCCTGCTCATTTATGTCGACGACATTATCCTTACAGGCTCCTCTGATGTGGTTCTTGCCAACTTATTATCTTTCCTGAACACCAAGTTTGCGGTTAAGGATCTTGGACCTCTTCATTTTTTTCTTGGTATTCAGGTTCACCGCTCTTCTCGAGGCCTTCATTTATCACAGACCACGTACATACGGGACCTACTCACGAAGACTCAGCTGCTGGATTCGAAACCAGTGGCCACTCCAATGGCTTTAGCTCCCATATCTCTATATGATGGTCAGTTGCTTTCGAATCCTACCCTGTTTCGCAGTTTGGTTGGCGCTTTGCAATACTGTACTCTCACTCGCCTAGATATCTCCTTTACAGTCAACAAGTTATGTCAATTTCTTCATGCTCCCACTGATGTTCACTTTCAAGCAGCCAAGAGAGTCCTTCATTACCTCAAAGGTACTCCTCACCTTGGTACACTCTTGCAACCGGATATGCACCCTGAGCTCCACTGTTTTACAGACGCAGATTGGGCCTCTTGCCCAGACGATCGACGTAGTACAAGTGCTTACTGTGTCTTCTTTGGTCTGAATCTTATTTCTTGGTCCTCCGCGAAGCAGAAAGTTGTTTCTCGGTCCAGTACCGAGTCTGAATATCGTGCCTTAGCAAATGGCGCAGCTGAATTATTTTGGTTTCAATCTCTTCTGACTGAACTCGGCTTCCCTCTCAAGGCATCACCGACCCTTCACTGTGATAATATGAGCACTCTACATCTTGCCTCAAATCCTGTTCTTCACGCTCACACAAAGCACGTCGAAATTGACTATCACTTTGTTCAGGAAAAGGTGAAAACTGGGCACCTTCAACTCTGCTTCACTCCTTCAGACAACCAGGTTGCCGACTGCCTCACCAAACCTTTAGTCACGTCTCAGTTTCAAGAATTGCGAACCAAACTCACGGTTCTTCCTAGCACCGTGTGTTTGTGGGGGGCTGTTAAACAATAGAATTTACTACTGCCCTTTTCCTTATTATTTCTCTGTTTTAGTCCTTTATTTCTATTGGCTATTGTATGGACAAGGGTGCCTTTTGTACCTATTTTCCTTGCATTATAAATACCCTGTACCGTGTACCTTTTTGGTATAAGGAATACAATACAATTTCTGATTCCTTCTGTCAATATCATAtatgaagaacaaaacaaaatcATCACCGTAGCAAAAGCATAGTAATAAAGATTTGCTTTTATATAACTTACTATATTACTTGATATTACTCACAGTATAGTATGAAACACTATAAATGAAAGTAAAAGCACATATAAGATCAAatcttaacaaaatataaatttgaagtttaaaaATATCAACCATTTAACAACTGAAATAAAGTTCTAGAAAATTAACCAGGGTCACTTGATTTGATACTAGCAATAAtctacatattttaaaaaaaaaaattatgtagttCTAAAGCTAACAACTTTTCTTTGATATAATGCATTATTCatgaagaaaacaaaatctcAGCCTATAGTAAATATAAAAGGGCAGAGCTTAgagtctaaaaaaaaaaaaactatgtagcATCTATTAATTTTCTAGCAGCCAATTGGACTTAGTTGGCCTCATAATTTTGAGATCAATTACTAAAGCAAATATGAAGATGATTGTAAAAATGCTTTAATGTACTAAGATTGTAAAATTTAGTGAATGATTCTTCTATAGGCCGATGTTGGTGTTGCTTATTGTTTTCtagaacttttttattttttttatttcagtttTAAATTTGGAAGGGTTTATGTAGGTCTTTGGTTGTTCATGTGTGTGAGAGAGTTCTTCCTTGTTAATAAATTTGATTGGTTGCTGAACTAAAGGAATGAACGACTCAAACATAGTTATTTGGGTTTGGAATGTTAAGTTTCTAAGATATAATAACACATAAAGAATAATGATTTACAACAACAAACATCTTAATA contains the following coding sequences:
- the LOC133791777 gene encoding uncharacterized protein LOC133791777, which gives rise to MAGAKDDSLQSINVQLNGQNYSYWHYVMKNFLKGKRMWGYVSGTSTKLKNDKDESFVEQLDLWDANNSKIITWINNSVQQSIGIQLAKYETAKEVWEHLERLYTQSNFAKQYQLEIDIRALQHNSMNIQEFYSAMSNLWDQLSLTESVELRAFAPYIARRDAQRLVQFLMALRDEFEGLRGIILHRSPLPSVDLVVNELLA